From a region of the Anomalospiza imberbis isolate Cuckoo-Finch-1a 21T00152 chromosome 35, ASM3175350v1, whole genome shotgun sequence genome:
- the LOC137464054 gene encoding olfactory receptor 14I1-like translates to MSNSSSISHFLLLALADTRQLQLLHFCLFLGISLAALLGNGLIISAVACGHHLHTPMFFFLLNLALSDLGSICTTVPKAMHNSLWDTSTISYTGCAAQLFFFLFFISAELSLLTIMCYDRYVSICKPLHYGTLLGSRACAHMAAAAWASAFLYSLLHTANTFSLPLCHGNALGQFFCEIPHILKLSCSKSHLRELGLIAVSACLAFGCFVFIVFSYVQIFRAVLRIPSEQGRHKAFSTCLPHLAVISLFLSTGIFAHMKPPSMSSPSLDLALSVLYSVVPPALNPLIYSLRNQELKAAVKRLVTGCFQEH, encoded by the coding sequence atgtccaacagcagctccatcagccacttcctcctgctggcactggcagacacgcggcagctgcagctcctgcacttctgcctcttcctgggcatctccctggctgccctcctgggcaacggcctcatcatcagcgccgtagcctgcggccaccacctgcacacgcccatgttcttcttcctgctcaacctggccctcagcgacctgggctccatctgcaccactgtccccaaagccatgcacaattccctctgggacaccagcaccatctcctacacaggatgtgctgcacagctctttttctttctgttcttcatctcagcagagctttccctgctgaccatcatgtgctacgaccgctacgtgtccatctgcaaacccctgcactacgggaccctcctgggcagcagagcttgtgcccacatggcagcagctgcctgggccagtgcctttctctattcactgctgcacacggccaatacattttccctgcccctgtgccatggcaatgccctgggccagttcttctgtgaaatcccacacatcctcaaactctcctgctccaaatcccacctcagggaacttgggctcattgctgttagtgcctgtttggcatttggctgttttgtgttcattgttttctcctatgtgcagatcttcagggccgtgctgaggatcccctctgagcagggacggcacaaagccttttccacctgcctccctcacttGGCCGTGatctctctgttcctcagcacagGCATATTTGCTCACatgaagcccccctccatgtcctccccatccctggatctggccctgtcagttctgtactcggtggtgcctccagccctgaaccccctcatctacagcctgaggaaccaggagctcaaggctgcagtgaagAGACTggtgactggatgctttcaggaacattaa